Proteins encoded by one window of Nicotiana tabacum cultivar K326 chromosome 10, ASM71507v2, whole genome shotgun sequence:
- the LOC107798411 gene encoding arogenate dehydrogenase 2, chloroplastic-like yields MFSLSSIQSNNIIQTHSSSSLLFNHHHHHGLFRPSIVSRHHLFSSFRAQNDDITITTTNNASIPSRDDNLTILQEISRSSSFLKIEKNTSSRSLSNSKKLKIAIIGFGNFGQFIAKAFIQQGHIVLAHSRTDYSLIAKSLNVNFFKDPHDICEQHPDIVVLCTSINSLERVLRSLPIQKLKRNTLFVDVLSVKEFPKNIFLQLLPQEFDILCTHPMFGPTSGKDNWKGLPFMFDKVRIGQEESRIQRVNNFINIFEKEGCRMVEMSCSEHDKYAAGSQFITHTIGRVLQKLGPETTPINTKGYEKLLNLMENTTADSFDLYYGLFVYNSNSMEVLERLDMALESVKMELFGKVLEKLEKRVENERRLALPTPITKKIENLQVEMKKEAFS; encoded by the coding sequence ATGTTTTCCCTTTCATCTATACAATCCAACAATATTATTCAAACTCATTCATCTTCATCCCTACTCttcaaccaccaccaccaccacggTCTTTTTCGTCCTTCGATCGTTTCTCGACACCACCTATTCTCCTCTTTTCgtgcccaaaatgatgatatcacCATTACCACCACCAACAACGCTTCAATCCCAAGTCGGGATGACAATCTAACCATACTTCAAGAAATTTCAAGATCATCGAGTTTCttgaaaatcgaaaaaaatacatcatcacgTTCCCTTTCCAACTCCAAGAAGCTCAAAATAGCTATTATAGGGTTTGGTAACTTTGGACAATTCATTGCCAAGGCTTTTATTCAACAAGGTCACATTGTACTAGCTCATTCTCGTACTGACTACTCCCTCATAGCAAAATCCCTAAACGTCAATTTCTTCAAAGATCCTCATGACATATGTGAACAACATCCTGACATCGTCGTACTCTGCACTTCCATTAATTCCCTCGAACGAGTCCTTCGTTCCCTTCCCATCCAAAAGCTTAAGCGTAACACACTTTTTGTAGACGTACTATCGGTCAAAGAATTTCCTAAAAAcatttttcttcaattattacCTCAAGAATTTGACATTTTATGTACTCATCCTATGTTTGGTCCAACAAGTGGAAAAGATAATTGGAAGGGACTACCATTTATGTTTGACAAAGTTCGAATTGGACAAGAGGAATCTAGGATTCAAAGGGTCAACAATTTCATTAATATTTTCGAAAAAGAAGGTTGTAGGATGGTAGAAATGAGTTGTTCTGAACATGACAAGTATGCTGCTGGCTCACAATTTATTACACATACTATAGGCAGAGTGTTGCAAAAACTTGGACCGGAGACAACACCTATAAATACAAAAGGGTATGAAAAATTGTTGAACTTGATGGAAAATACAACTGCTGATAGCTTTGATTTGTATTATGGTTTGTTTGTGTATAATAGTAATTCTATGGAGGTTTTGGAGAGGTTGGATATGGCTTTGGAGAGTGTGAAAATGGAATTATTTGGGAAAGTTCTTGAGAAGTTGGAGAAGAGAGTGGAAAATGAAAGGAGGCTGGCTTTACCTACTCCTATTactaagaaaattgaaaatttgcaaGTTGAGATGAAGAAAGAGGCTTTTTCTTGA